Genomic DNA from Xiphophorus hellerii strain 12219 chromosome 16, Xiphophorus_hellerii-4.1, whole genome shotgun sequence:
TTTGAAGGGTTAAGGGAAAAAACACCAGAGTTTCTAATGaccaaaatcaaacaaatgaaGTTAAAGTTATATGTATATTtgaacatatacagtacatccaGTCTATAtgttcaaaaaaagaaaaatcattaaattcTCTTTTATAGGGTAACAAAGCTAATAAAAGATCTATTTTTTACAACTTGTCAGAAATTCAGAATTTGaatgttaaacataaaaaaagcataacTGCAGTAACCCTAATCAACTATTGCATCTACTTCCattaaatgattatttcttCCCCTTCCTCCGATTCATCATGCGCAGAATCCCCAATGTGGCATTAAAAACAGTGTCATGTTTAAAGATCATTTTATAGAAAGCTTCCAGAGGAAGTCTGCCAGTGGGATCTGCATGCTTTAGTGCAGTCATGGGCATGTAGAGTCGGTTGGTCTGGTGCCGTAGAGGAGGCTCCTGGGCTGTAATCACTTTTTGTGTTTGCTAAACAgtgagaaaagaacaaaactttaCATCAGAAGGAGTCTTCTGGTTATGTATTTTAACAGAAAAGGAAATGTGTTACCTTTAATTCTCAGATTTAAGAAGAACATTGTCACTACTTGCCTCGGCCACATCCTCTGGTGTCTGGCCTAATGTTGTGAAGACCTTTCTAGAGTATGGAAGATAAATGTCACGAAAGATCCTGGCCGTTTCCTCATCTGTCTGAGACAGATCTATGATTTCTGCGTCCTCATACACTTTTCTTTCAAACTCTGTCATCACAGGACCAGGTTCCACCAGTGTAGTCCTAGGAAAAGAAAAGTACGTAAATCTAAAAGCGGTGCATTTGTTGAGCTGTAAATTCTTACCAATGTAGACTTTTAGATAACTAAAGTTTTACTTGTGGACtaactgcatttttaaagatgttgtATTGTTCAGGACATGTAATCACTTGATGTTGAATTTCATTGCTTGCACTGCCAGACTTTCACAAAATCCTTCCACAGCAAACTTGGACGCAGAGTAGACGTCATTGAACAGAAGTCCTGTGTTGAAACATTAGGAGAACATCAAAAGTCTTTCACAGTTATTCGATTTGTCTTAAATTcagttcattaaaataaaacccacctTGTATTCCCATAACACTGCTCATTACCACAATATGGCCGCTCTGCCTTTGCTTCATGTCTGGCAGCACCTCTTTCACCAATCGCACCAGGCCAAAGAAGTTGACTTCAAAGAGCTCTTTCATTGAGGTAATACTTTGGCACTCCAGTGGTCCAATCATGCCAATGCCCGCATTGTTCACTACAACAATGCAATATTCTCTTTTAATAATGTTTGCCTGTTAAGTGAAATTTACTTTGAATATTAATATGGAAAGGAAACAGACCAAGGACATCCACTTGTCGGTTGGGGATGCTGTTGATGCACTCTTTGATGGATTCTTCACAGCAGGCATCCAACTTTTGGATCACCagggttttatttaataaatcaccTGCTGCTCTTTCCAAAGGGCCACGTTTCTCAAGATCCCTCATTGTGGCAACTACTGACTCAGACAAACACACAGGATATCACTCACTTTGATTACTTATTATCTACTGggtacagatttttttttaggtgcaGCAAAGAACATCAACAGCTTACCTTTAAACCGTTTGGTCTCATCCTTGGCCAAGCGTACTGCCACAGCCAAGCCAATACCAGAGGAGCAACCAGTAACCAGCACTCTCCTGGTCCCCATGGTGTCGACCTCAAGACTTACTAGTggactataataataatagtaaaaataaaagctcaaatatattttctacacTGTTATGGCTTTCTTGTGTTTCAAGGTGTGATAAACCACATCTACTTAAATCTAATGGTGTTTTCTCTGTGCTCAAAGTGAGTCAGAGTCTGCTACTGCCATGTTTGCATAGTACATTTTAAGTGTAGTTGCATAATAAGGCTATAAGAATGCTACAGGTCTAGTAAATAACCCCTttcatattaaaagaaaaagaccaGAAAGTGCACTGaggtaaacaaacaaaagaaaagtaaacTCATTCAAATAGCAACAgtagtttttaaagtaaaaactaaagaaCTATCATCCAATTTGAAATCACAGTAGTTACAAAATGTCCATAACAACATGGTTATTATGGTCAACATGGTTATTATGTACATAATTACCTTGAGAAGAAatcctaaaatgtttttcttcaaaagggaaaagctgtatttttagttgtaataagaTTAAATATGGTACAGGATAGAAATAGGTCATATCTACAAAGGAATATAGTATACTGCATAACGACAGTTTAAAACAtagtttattgtaaaataaatagctgttcttgaaataagacaatacattttaaaacaatcacaGACACCTTGGACTTGGTCCAGTTTAAAAGCTGTTGTGAAGTACATACatattggattttctttttgactTTAAAGACGTTCTAATGGTAGAGTTTTTATTATTCCCATCACAACCCAAATTTATCTGAGAAAGGTTTTACCACAAGACGTTTAAAATCTTCTACAATTGAAGAATATTCCAGTTCAGATTTTATCTAAGGATTCTGAGCAATGATCTACAGAAGAGGAATAGGGccactgggaaaaaaataagacagttctgactttaatctcagaattctgagattaaagtctttGGCCAAggataaaaagtcaaattaattctgagattaaagtcagaattctgactttttttctcagaattctgagattaaagtcagagctgtttttatttattattttttttccagtggccctaatcctcttccgtaatGATCGTTTGTACGTCTCTAGATTTTTGATTTCACTCATCTGAACCTGCTGCAGTCATCTACATAACAGTTAAcaatagaattttaaaaaacaactattttagTCATGCTGTGTAGGTTTTAAACTGAATCTATAGTAAAAGGGCTGcaaaaaagaagtagaaaacCTACTCCTTTTTGACATTTGGAGAAGCACAATATTCAAGACCTGCCACTCA
This window encodes:
- the LOC116736128 gene encoding retinol dehydrogenase 8, whose amino-acid sequence is MGTRRVLVTGCSSGIGLAVAVRLAKDETKRFKVVATMRDLEKRGPLERAAGDLLNKTLVIQKLDACCEESIKECINSIPNRQVDVLVNNAGIGMIGPLECQSITSMKELFEVNFFGLVRLVKEVLPDMKQRQSGHIVVMSSVMGIQGLLFNDVYSASKFAVEGFCESLAVQAMKFNIKTTLVEPGPVMTEFERKVYEDAEIIDLSQTDEETARIFRDIYLPYSRKVFTTLGQTPEDVAEQTQKVITAQEPPLRHQTNRLYMPMTALKHADPTGRLPLEAFYKMIFKHDTVFNATLGILRMMNRRKGKK